One part of the Actinotignum schaalii genome encodes these proteins:
- a CDS encoding O-methyltransferase, translating to MSARTLAWTYAEDAVIEGDITRAARATAAEFSIRCVSPACGNFLTVLAACAKVTNAVEIGTGSGVSGLYLLRAGDIHLTTIDVESEAQHVARSLFARAGARPGKVRIINGRSADILPRLAARSYDMVLVDGDPLEAAGDCEEALRILRPGGLLVVAGALQGGKVADPARREEPVVAIRHLIKALMRAEELDSSLVPLGDGVLVCRLR from the coding sequence ATGTCCGCTCGGACCCTGGCGTGGACATACGCTGAAGACGCCGTTATCGAGGGGGATATTACCCGGGCAGCCCGCGCCACCGCCGCCGAATTTTCCATCCGCTGCGTGAGCCCGGCCTGCGGGAACTTCCTCACCGTGCTGGCGGCCTGCGCGAAGGTCACGAACGCGGTGGAAATTGGGACGGGCAGCGGAGTTTCCGGCCTCTACCTGCTGCGCGCCGGGGATATTCACCTCACCACGATTGACGTGGAGTCCGAAGCCCAGCACGTGGCCCGCTCGCTTTTCGCTCGAGCCGGGGCACGCCCCGGGAAAGTGCGCATTATTAACGGGCGCAGTGCGGATATTTTGCCGCGGCTAGCGGCCCGCTCCTACGATATGGTTCTTGTCGACGGCGATCCCCTCGAGGCTGCCGGCGACTGTGAAGAAGCATTGCGGATTTTGCGACCCGGCGGCCTCCTGGTGGTGGCTGGCGCCCTCCAGGGCGGCAAAGTGGCTGATCCGGCGCGCCGCGAAGAACCCGTCGTCGCGATACGGCACCTCATTAAGGCGCTTATGCGCGCCGAAGAACTCGATAGCAGCCTGGTGCCCCTCGGCGATGGCGTGCTGGTCTGCCGTCTGCGTTAA
- a CDS encoding DUF3117 domain-containing protein, with product MAAMKPRTGDGPLEVEREARGIVVRIPVDGGGRLVLELNDEECVSLKEALASVEK from the coding sequence ATGGCAGCTATGAAGCCACGCACAGGTGATGGGCCGCTGGAAGTCGAACGTGAAGCGCGCGGAATCGTGGTTCGTATTCCGGTGGATGGCGGCGGACGCCTCGTCCTAGAACTCAACGACGAAGAATGCGTCAGCCTCAAAGAAGCTCTCGCAAGCGTGGAGAAGTAA
- a CDS encoding LOG family protein, with translation MNTRDYRRGAQTRRGTQIPPVTADTKLLSNRSNGDWTLSDPWRVLRIQSEFVEGFGALAHVPPCVSIFGSARTGRESRYYRVAEETADILSQQGFGIITGGGPGIMEAANKGAAANDGLSIGLGIELPHEQGLNEYVNLGIEFRYFFVRKTMFLKYSQGFVVLPGGFGTLDELFEALTLVQTGKVAGFPVVLVGSDFWGGLVEWIRGRLVSEGMISPADPNIFTVVDTAREAVDALIAGQRSLTAEQATRQARREQVADF, from the coding sequence ATGAACACACGCGACTATCGGCGCGGGGCGCAAACCCGGCGCGGCACCCAGATTCCGCCCGTCACCGCGGATACTAAGCTGCTCTCCAACCGGAGCAACGGGGACTGGACCCTCAGTGATCCGTGGCGGGTGCTGCGCATCCAATCCGAATTCGTGGAAGGGTTCGGGGCGCTCGCCCACGTGCCGCCCTGCGTCTCGATTTTCGGTTCGGCACGCACCGGGCGTGAGTCCCGTTACTATCGGGTGGCCGAAGAAACCGCCGATATCCTCAGCCAGCAAGGCTTCGGGATTATTACCGGTGGTGGGCCGGGGATTATGGAAGCCGCCAATAAAGGCGCCGCGGCTAATGACGGCCTCTCCATCGGCCTCGGGATCGAACTTCCGCACGAACAGGGCCTCAACGAATACGTGAACCTCGGCATTGAATTCCGCTACTTCTTCGTGCGTAAAACAATGTTCCTCAAGTATTCCCAAGGCTTCGTGGTGCTCCCGGGCGGTTTCGGCACCCTCGACGAACTCTTCGAAGCCCTCACCCTGGTACAAACAGGAAAAGTTGCCGGATTCCCGGTGGTGTTGGTGGGCAGTGATTTCTGGGGTGGCCTCGTGGAATGGATCCGCGGGCGCCTCGTCAGCGAAGGTATGATTTCGCCCGCAGATCCGAATATTTTCACCGTGGTGGATACCGCTCGCGAGGCTGTGGATGCTCTTATCGCAGGTCAGCGCTCCCTCACGGCGGAACAAGCCACGCGACAAGCTCGCCGCGAACAGGTGGCAGACTTCTAG
- a CDS encoding mannose-1-phosphate guanylyltransferase, whose translation MTFHAIIPAGGAGSRLWPLSRASHPKFLVDFGSGHTMIHDTVTRLAPLASSIYTVTGTSHAAAVREQLADIHTPLHYVVEPSPRGTMAAIGIAAALAHRSNPDALVGSFAADHRISNTAAFTAAVRTALRAAERGYLVTLGITPTEPATGFGYIRAGEPLASELLDGGSLGDGPLAGGPLEGDTTALAVEKFVEKPDADTAASYLAQGGYYWNAGIFVARAATLMDMLTEYRPDIAAPLRQLAQLWDLDSVQQSAQVEDLWASIPKEVIDRAVAEPAAAAGRVAVVPADMGWSDVGDYDSLAEGIPAGELTTQRVPGSTGAPVLAIDAPDSLVYSSAKPVVVVGVPGAVVIDTENALLVTTRKKAQDVKKAVDGLDAAGLGGLR comes from the coding sequence GTGACATTCCATGCGATTATCCCCGCCGGAGGAGCCGGCTCACGGCTGTGGCCACTCTCGCGGGCCAGCCACCCGAAATTCCTGGTCGATTTCGGATCCGGGCACACCATGATTCACGATACAGTGACCCGGCTCGCCCCGCTCGCATCCAGTATCTACACCGTGACCGGCACCTCCCACGCCGCGGCCGTCCGCGAGCAACTCGCCGATATCCACACGCCCCTCCACTACGTGGTCGAACCGAGCCCGCGCGGCACCATGGCCGCCATCGGTATCGCCGCCGCGCTCGCTCACCGCTCCAACCCGGATGCCCTGGTCGGATCCTTCGCGGCCGATCACCGCATCTCCAATACCGCGGCCTTTACCGCTGCCGTGCGCACCGCACTGCGCGCGGCAGAGCGCGGCTACCTGGTTACCCTCGGGATTACCCCGACCGAGCCGGCCACCGGCTTCGGCTACATCCGCGCCGGCGAGCCGCTTGCCAGCGAGCTGCTCGACGGCGGGTCGCTCGGCGATGGGCCGCTCGCGGGTGGGCCGCTTGAGGGCGATACCACCGCCTTAGCGGTAGAAAAATTCGTGGAAAAACCGGATGCGGATACCGCGGCAAGCTATCTGGCACAGGGTGGCTACTACTGGAACGCCGGAATTTTCGTGGCCCGCGCGGCCACCCTCATGGATATGCTCACTGAATACCGCCCAGATATCGCGGCCCCGCTGCGCCAGCTAGCCCAGCTGTGGGATCTGGACTCGGTTCAGCAATCCGCGCAGGTGGAAGACCTATGGGCATCCATCCCGAAAGAAGTCATTGACCGGGCGGTAGCCGAACCGGCCGCGGCGGCCGGGCGAGTGGCCGTGGTTCCAGCAGATATGGGCTGGTCCGATGTGGGCGATTACGATTCCCTCGCCGAAGGGATCCCCGCCGGTGAACTCACCACCCAGCGGGTTCCGGGAAGCACGGGGGCTCCGGTGCTCGCCATTGATGCGCCGGATTCACTGGTGTACAGCTCGGCGAAGCCCGTCGTCGTGGTGGGAGTGCCGGGCGCCGTCGTTATTGATACCGAAAACGCACTCCTGGTGACCACGCGGAAGAAAGCACAGGACGTCAAAAAGGCCGTCGACGGTCTGGACGCGGCAGGGCTAGGGGGCCTGAGATAG
- a CDS encoding YihY/virulence factor BrkB family protein has translation MDRTSRALGVDRRGRQAVQRGAPSGARVAESGMGGVVHKGKALVEWVQGARIMRGIGRYGKARGGLLAGGIAYSALFAITAALTISWTVFMATLGRNAQLRETVVDAVNAALPGILQDSSGEGLINPDDLILSGTSVVATIIAGAVLLWTAMSIMAGLSTAIGAMFGVNQRTENGAVSILFRLAGFVVLGLGILTSAVIGSLVGSVGTLLLTHLGLDGALVQFGTKIAVFLLAATVDALVIMFIIRFTSGIRVPRRDFITGAALGALLLSIIRVIGTSAVSSVSGNPLLAPFAAIATLLLWLNLASRIVLMVSAYMANPPRAYVAQNPEELRATTTPNYVTLSVPETLTWPHDPITGSLLPEPDNATEDEEEELPEWGGLAGNLARRRAEKLESKAREAQLKAEEARAHYVTGQRELARSQRKDS, from the coding sequence ATGGATAGGACTTCCCGGGCTCTCGGGGTGGATCGGCGCGGGCGGCAAGCCGTCCAGCGCGGCGCACCCAGCGGGGCTCGGGTGGCGGAAAGCGGCATGGGCGGCGTCGTACACAAAGGAAAAGCCCTGGTTGAATGGGTGCAAGGCGCGCGCATCATGCGGGGGATCGGCCGCTACGGTAAAGCCCGCGGCGGCCTGCTCGCCGGTGGAATTGCCTACTCGGCGCTTTTCGCTATCACTGCGGCCCTCACCATTTCCTGGACCGTGTTTATGGCCACTCTCGGCAGGAACGCGCAGCTGCGGGAAACCGTGGTGGATGCCGTCAACGCTGCCTTGCCCGGTATCCTCCAGGATTCCTCCGGGGAAGGACTCATCAACCCGGATGATCTCATCCTCTCGGGAACCTCAGTGGTGGCAACCATCATTGCGGGCGCCGTGCTGTTGTGGACGGCCATGTCCATTATGGCCGGGCTCTCCACCGCCATCGGAGCCATGTTCGGCGTGAATCAACGAACTGAAAACGGGGCGGTGAGCATCCTCTTCCGGCTGGCCGGCTTCGTGGTGCTCGGCCTGGGAATCCTCACCTCCGCGGTTATCGGCTCTCTCGTCGGCTCGGTAGGCACCCTGCTCCTCACCCACCTGGGGCTGGATGGAGCCCTCGTGCAATTCGGAACTAAAATCGCGGTCTTCCTGCTCGCGGCCACCGTTGATGCGCTCGTCATCATGTTCATTATTCGCTTCACCTCCGGGATACGGGTACCCCGCCGCGATTTCATCACGGGGGCGGCCCTCGGTGCGCTCCTCCTTTCCATCATTCGAGTAATCGGCACGTCCGCGGTATCCAGCGTGTCCGGGAACCCGCTCCTCGCGCCTTTCGCCGCGATTGCCACCCTGCTGCTCTGGCTCAACCTCGCCTCCCGTATTGTGCTCATGGTCTCCGCCTATATGGCCAACCCGCCCCGGGCCTACGTTGCACAGAACCCGGAAGAACTGCGGGCTACCACCACTCCCAATTACGTCACCCTCTCGGTTCCGGAAACACTCACGTGGCCGCATGACCCCATCACGGGTTCCCTGCTGCCCGAACCGGATAACGCCACCGAGGATGAGGAAGAAGAACTTCCCGAATGGGGCGGTTTGGCCGGGAACCTGGCTCGCCGCCGGGCCGAAAAGCTAGAATCAAAGGCGCGTGAGGCGCAGCTCAAAGCTGAGGAAGCTCGCGCGCACTACGTGACCGGGCAACGCGAACTCGCCCGCTCGCAGCGAAAGGACAGCTAG
- a CDS encoding exodeoxyribonuclease III — protein sequence MRISTVNVNGIRAAARKGIAAWLEATAADIILLQEVRAPADITEEIFAGTGYRIYTAVSDIKGRAGVAVAVRESINVGEVRDHLGVGADGEPVSEEAPVDSGRWLEVELPDYQLRVVSAYLHSGVADNPEKMAAKYAHLERVSARLAQFDPAARTLVAGDFNIVHTEADIENWKSNHNRTSGVLDDEIAYLDRWFGGPWVDVQRALLEHKGHEGKGPYTWWSQRGKAFDNNVGWRIDYHMASPALAATAQSFTIGRASSYAERWSDHAPLTVDYQLEG from the coding sequence ATGCGGATAAGCACCGTCAACGTCAATGGAATTCGCGCGGCCGCGCGCAAAGGAATCGCGGCCTGGCTGGAAGCCACCGCCGCGGATATCATCCTGCTTCAAGAAGTGCGTGCCCCCGCGGATATCACCGAAGAAATATTCGCGGGCACCGGCTACCGGATCTACACGGCCGTTTCCGATATCAAAGGCCGGGCCGGAGTCGCGGTCGCCGTGCGGGAAAGCATCAATGTGGGTGAAGTCCGGGATCACCTGGGCGTGGGAGCCGATGGGGAACCCGTCAGCGAAGAAGCACCGGTGGATAGCGGGCGCTGGCTTGAAGTGGAGCTCCCGGATTACCAGCTGCGGGTCGTGAGCGCCTACCTGCATTCGGGAGTGGCGGATAACCCAGAAAAGATGGCGGCAAAATACGCCCACCTGGAACGGGTAAGCGCCCGCTTAGCGCAATTCGATCCGGCCGCTCGCACCCTGGTCGCCGGGGATTTCAATATCGTCCACACCGAAGCCGATATTGAGAACTGGAAATCCAACCACAATCGCACCTCCGGAGTACTCGACGATGAAATCGCCTACCTGGATCGGTGGTTCGGCGGGCCTTGGGTGGATGTGCAACGCGCCCTGCTGGAACACAAGGGGCACGAAGGTAAAGGCCCCTACACCTGGTGGAGCCAGCGCGGCAAAGCTTTCGATAACAACGTCGGTTGGCGTATCGACTACCATATGGCCAGCCCAGCGCTTGCCGCCACCGCGCAAAGTTTCACCATCGGCCGGGCATCTTCCTACGCCGAGCGTTGGTCGGATCACGCCCCACTTACGGTGGATTACCAACTCGAGGGCTAA
- the glyA gene encoding serine hydroxymethyltransferase yields the protein MSTPLDEPLAVADPEVAAILTGELRRQQEGLEMIASENFVSRAVLQAQGSVLTNKYAEGYPGRRYYGGCEWVDKAESLAIERAKSLFGADYANVQPHSGASANAAVYHAMVKPGGKVLGMALDQGGHLTHGMKLNFSGRNYEVAAYHVNPETYLLDMDEVRETALRERPAMIIAGWSAYPRHLDFAAFRSIADEVGAVLWTDMAHFAGLVAAGLHPNPLPYSDVVTTTIHKTLGGPRSGMILSARGEEYGKKLNSAVFPGNQGGPLMHVVAAKAVALGYAATEEFRERQRRTLEGAQILAARLMEADVAQAGISIISGGTDVHLVLVDLRNAAINGREGEDLLGSIGITVNRNGVPYDPRPPFVTSGLRIGTPALATRGFGPEEFTEVADIIARALIAGHAAPVEELRARVRALADRFPLYAGLDQVGGGSGAPSAPGASGASGVLGASGASGNGCCGGHAASATPGSTCAQSGEGE from the coding sequence ATGAGTACACCACTGGATGAACCTTTGGCCGTGGCGGACCCGGAAGTTGCCGCGATTCTCACCGGAGAATTGCGCCGCCAGCAAGAAGGCTTGGAAATGATCGCGTCGGAAAACTTTGTTTCCCGCGCGGTCCTGCAAGCTCAGGGCTCTGTTCTCACCAATAAGTACGCGGAAGGCTATCCCGGGCGGCGCTACTACGGGGGCTGCGAATGGGTGGATAAGGCCGAAAGCCTCGCTATTGAGCGGGCAAAAAGCCTCTTCGGGGCTGATTACGCGAATGTGCAACCCCATTCGGGGGCCTCGGCGAATGCTGCTGTGTACCACGCGATGGTGAAACCCGGGGGCAAAGTACTGGGCATGGCCCTCGATCAGGGCGGGCATCTCACCCACGGCATGAAACTCAATTTCTCCGGGCGTAACTATGAGGTAGCCGCCTACCACGTCAATCCGGAAACCTATCTTCTCGATATGGATGAGGTGCGTGAAACCGCGCTGCGCGAACGCCCCGCCATGATTATCGCCGGGTGGTCCGCCTACCCGCGCCACCTTGATTTCGCGGCCTTCCGCTCCATCGCTGATGAAGTTGGCGCGGTGCTCTGGACGGATATGGCCCATTTCGCCGGCCTGGTGGCCGCCGGGCTGCACCCCAACCCCCTCCCGTACTCGGATGTGGTGACCACCACCATCCACAAAACCCTGGGTGGGCCCCGCTCGGGAATGATCCTCTCCGCCCGCGGGGAAGAATACGGGAAAAAGCTCAATTCCGCGGTGTTCCCGGGCAACCAGGGCGGCCCGCTCATGCACGTGGTTGCCGCGAAAGCGGTGGCCCTCGGCTACGCGGCCACGGAAGAATTCCGCGAGCGCCAGCGCCGCACCCTGGAAGGCGCCCAGATCCTGGCCGCGCGGCTCATGGAAGCGGATGTGGCTCAGGCCGGCATCTCGATTATTTCCGGGGGTACGGATGTGCACCTAGTCCTCGTGGATCTGCGCAATGCCGCGATCAACGGCCGGGAAGGGGAGGACCTGCTGGGCAGCATCGGTATTACCGTCAACCGCAACGGGGTTCCCTATGACCCGCGCCCGCCCTTCGTCACCTCCGGGCTGCGCATCGGCACCCCGGCCCTGGCCACCCGCGGCTTCGGCCCGGAAGAATTTACGGAAGTTGCCGATATTATTGCCCGCGCCCTCATCGCCGGGCACGCCGCACCGGTGGAGGAGCTGCGTGCCCGGGTGCGCGCGCTCGCGGACCGCTTCCCGCTCTACGCCGGCCTGGACCAAGTTGGGGGCGGTTCTGGCGCTCCGAGCGCTCCGGGCGCATCGGGCGCTTCGGGAGTTTTGGGCGCTTCGGGCGCATCCGGGAACGGCTGCTGCGGTGGGCACGCAGCTAGTGCCACCCCTGGAAGCACCTGCGCACAGAGCGGGGAAGGCGAGTAA
- a CDS encoding amino acid permease gives MAPEQAGQPGRAAQPGRAERSEQLELAAQSAEPQLQRGLHARHLTMIAVGGAIGTGLFVASGETISQAGPGGALVAYGLIGMMVYLLMQSLGEMAAYLPVAGSFEEYGRRFVSPSFGFATGWNYWYNWAITVAAELSAAALVMKYWYPDTPGWVWSAVFLALLISLNALSVRTYGEGEFWFALIKVVTVLAFIAVGLLMIAGVFGASPGLAHWTEGEAPFVNGGAGILAVFMVAGFSFQGTEMVGIAAGEARDPATTVPRATRTIFWRILIFYIGAIVVVGTLVAYSDPNLLRTDISDIAVSPFTLVFERAGVAFAAAVMNAVILTAVLSAGNSGLYVSTRMLFALAEQGSAPKFLARLTRRGVPLNAMIITILVATACFISSFMGDGKAYAWLVNASGLAGFITWMGIAWSHYNFRRAFIAQGRSLDELPFKARFYPAGPIVALVMCAVVIVGQSYLIITSGGGALDLLSSYIGLPLFFALWWGHKLVTKSPAADLAHADLSAPKIS, from the coding sequence GTGGCACCAGAGCAAGCTGGACAACCTGGGCGAGCTGCGCAACCGGGGCGGGCCGAGCGGTCTGAACAACTCGAGCTAGCTGCGCAATCCGCCGAGCCGCAGCTGCAGCGCGGCCTGCACGCCCGCCACCTCACCATGATCGCGGTGGGCGGGGCGATTGGCACCGGGCTCTTCGTGGCCTCGGGTGAGACAATCAGCCAGGCCGGCCCGGGCGGGGCCCTGGTGGCCTACGGACTCATCGGCATGATGGTCTACCTCCTCATGCAATCCTTAGGGGAAATGGCGGCCTACCTGCCGGTGGCCGGGTCCTTCGAAGAATACGGGCGGCGTTTCGTTTCCCCGTCCTTCGGTTTCGCTACCGGCTGGAACTACTGGTACAACTGGGCAATCACCGTGGCCGCCGAGCTGTCCGCCGCGGCGCTCGTCATGAAGTACTGGTATCCGGACACTCCCGGCTGGGTGTGGTCCGCGGTCTTTTTGGCCCTCCTCATTTCGCTCAACGCGCTCTCGGTGCGTACCTACGGGGAAGGCGAATTCTGGTTCGCCCTCATTAAAGTGGTGACTGTCCTGGCCTTTATCGCGGTGGGCCTGCTCATGATCGCCGGTGTGTTCGGGGCCAGCCCGGGGCTCGCGCACTGGACGGAAGGCGAGGCGCCCTTCGTCAACGGCGGCGCGGGAATCCTCGCGGTCTTCATGGTGGCCGGTTTCTCCTTCCAGGGCACCGAAATGGTGGGTATCGCCGCGGGGGAGGCCCGCGACCCCGCCACCACCGTCCCGCGCGCTACCCGCACAATTTTCTGGCGCATCCTCATCTTCTACATCGGTGCCATCGTGGTGGTGGGCACCCTGGTGGCCTACAGCGACCCGAACCTGCTGCGCACCGACATCTCCGATATCGCCGTCTCGCCCTTCACCCTGGTATTCGAGCGGGCCGGGGTGGCCTTCGCGGCAGCGGTTATGAACGCCGTTATTCTCACCGCGGTGCTCTCGGCCGGGAACTCCGGACTCTACGTATCCACCCGCATGCTTTTCGCACTCGCCGAACAGGGCAGCGCCCCGAAGTTCCTGGCCCGCTTGACCCGCCGCGGCGTCCCGCTCAACGCCATGATCATCACGATTCTGGTGGCCACCGCCTGCTTCATCTCCTCCTTCATGGGCGACGGCAAAGCCTACGCCTGGCTCGTCAACGCCTCCGGGCTGGCCGGTTTTATCACCTGGATGGGCATCGCGTGGAGCCATTACAATTTCCGCCGCGCCTTCATCGCCCAGGGCCGCAGCCTCGACGAACTCCCCTTCAAAGCGCGGTTCTACCCGGCTGGCCCGATTGTGGCGCTGGTGATGTGCGCGGTGGTGATCGTGGGGCAGAGCTACCTCATTATTACCTCCGGCGGCGGCGCCCTCGACCTGCTCTCCTCCTATATCGGATTGCCGCTTTTCTTCGCCCTGTGGTGGGGCCACAAACTCGTCACGAAGAGCCCCGCCGCGGATTTGGCGCACGCCGATCTGAGCGCCCCCAAGATTTCCTAA
- a CDS encoding holo-ACP synthase translates to MIAGIGTDTVAIDAFAQQLDLPGSRFRNVFTAREMRYAIRRAQRHTRTEAAGAFATPAAEEAGFETVIPAAELAPHLAARWAAKEAFIKAWSAALYGSQPVLPEGHWDAIEITNDRWGRPAIILGAPIAGAVHKTLGSVNIHVSMSHDGNVASAVVLIEYQNNSEARRAARAH, encoded by the coding sequence GTGATCGCGGGAATTGGGACCGATACCGTGGCCATTGATGCCTTCGCCCAGCAGCTGGATTTACCCGGCTCCCGCTTCCGCAATGTTTTTACCGCGCGGGAAATGCGCTACGCGATCCGCCGGGCTCAGCGCCACACCCGCACCGAGGCCGCCGGGGCTTTCGCCACCCCGGCCGCGGAGGAAGCCGGATTTGAGACCGTTATCCCGGCCGCGGAGCTCGCCCCGCATCTGGCGGCGCGCTGGGCGGCCAAAGAAGCTTTTATTAAAGCGTGGTCGGCGGCCCTGTACGGCTCCCAGCCGGTGCTACCCGAGGGGCATTGGGATGCTATTGAGATCACCAACGACCGGTGGGGGCGCCCCGCGATTATCCTCGGTGCACCCATAGCCGGGGCAGTCCATAAAACCCTCGGGAGCGTGAATATTCATGTGTCGATGAGTCATGATGGCAACGTGGCCAGCGCCGTCGTTCTTATCGAATACCAGAATAATAGCGAGGCGCGGCGGGCCGCACGCGCGCACTAA
- a CDS encoding purine-cytosine permease family protein yields MASIETTGIEIVDDSERTAKPRHLFLPWFASNISVFGMSYGAWVLGFGISFPQALVITVIAVILSFAICGVIALGGKRGSVPTMVMSRAAFGVSGAKVPGIISWLTSIGWETSLAITAVLATNTVLARLGWAGEDSTTVKVVAAAIVATLIVLGAVAGYHIIMKMQAVLTWITGITTIIYIILVFPHLDASALFSHSSGSVAAMLGAFVMVLTGMGLGWVNIAADWSRYQSRQARGSHIIFWNTLGGSLGPVVLISFGLMLAGSDDALSEAIGSDPVGALATILPTWFLLPFLLTAILSLLSGAINGIYSSGLTLLTLGIRIPRPLASLIDGVILTVGTVYVTFFSPTFIGPFQSFLVTLGVPLAAWTGIMMADITLRKRDYDDAALFSPTGRYGKYNMTSLAILAVCCVIGWGLVVNGFSDAPFNDWQGYLLPLIGGVDGPLGSGNIGVILALIIGFVAYYGLCGARVRRQEADMR; encoded by the coding sequence ATGGCATCGATAGAGACAACCGGTATCGAAATAGTCGACGATAGTGAGCGCACCGCGAAACCCCGGCATCTGTTCTTGCCGTGGTTCGCCTCGAATATCTCCGTTTTCGGGATGAGTTACGGGGCGTGGGTGCTTGGATTTGGTATTTCTTTCCCGCAGGCGCTGGTCATCACGGTGATCGCCGTGATTCTGTCCTTCGCTATTTGCGGGGTGATCGCGCTGGGCGGCAAACGCGGCTCGGTGCCCACGATGGTCATGTCGCGCGCGGCTTTCGGGGTCAGCGGCGCGAAAGTCCCGGGCATTATTTCCTGGCTGACCTCGATTGGTTGGGAGACTTCGCTGGCCATTACCGCAGTTCTAGCCACTAATACCGTGCTGGCGCGGCTGGGCTGGGCCGGGGAAGATTCCACCACGGTCAAAGTGGTGGCGGCGGCCATTGTTGCCACCCTCATCGTGCTGGGCGCGGTGGCGGGCTACCACATTATTATGAAAATGCAGGCGGTTCTCACCTGGATCACCGGCATCACCACCATTATCTATATTATTTTAGTTTTCCCGCATCTCGACGCCTCCGCGCTTTTCTCCCACTCTTCCGGCTCTGTCGCGGCCATGCTCGGCGCTTTCGTCATGGTCCTCACCGGTATGGGCCTGGGCTGGGTGAATATCGCGGCGGATTGGTCGCGTTACCAGAGCCGGCAGGCGCGCGGCAGCCATATTATTTTCTGGAATACCCTGGGTGGTTCCCTCGGCCCGGTGGTCCTCATTAGCTTCGGGCTCATGCTGGCCGGTTCGGACGACGCACTCTCCGAGGCCATCGGCTCCGACCCGGTCGGGGCGCTGGCGACCATCCTCCCCACCTGGTTCCTCCTCCCCTTCCTCCTCACCGCGATTCTTTCGCTGCTCTCGGGCGCGATTAACGGTATTTACTCTTCGGGGCTCACCCTCCTGACCCTGGGAATTCGGATTCCGCGCCCGCTCGCCTCCCTCATCGACGGCGTCATTCTCACCGTGGGAACCGTGTACGTCACGTTCTTCTCGCCCACCTTTATCGGTCCCTTCCAGTCCTTCCTGGTCACCTTGGGGGTACCGCTTGCCGCGTGGACCGGCATTATGATGGCGGATATTACGTTGCGTAAGCGTGATTACGACGACGCCGCACTCTTCTCCCCCACCGGCCGCTACGGCAAGTACAACATGACCTCACTGGCCATCCTGGCCGTGTGCTGCGTAATCGGCTGGGGTTTGGTGGTCAACGGCTTCTCCGATGCCCCCTTCAATGATTGGCAGGGCTACCTCCTCCCCCTCATTGGCGGGGTGGACGGGCCGCTCGGCTCGGGCAATATCGGGGTGATCTTGGCTCTTATCATTGGCTTTGTGGCCTACTACGGGCTGTGCGGGGCGCGGGTGCGCCGCCAGGAAGCGGATATGCGCTAG